Proteins encoded within one genomic window of Gigantopelta aegis isolate Gae_Host chromosome 2, Gae_host_genome, whole genome shotgun sequence:
- the LOC121388759 gene encoding histone H1-delta-like: protein MATKDVSTRPKYLAMTTAAINSLGEKGGSSRQAILRYILEHYDTVTKNEKIVNSHLKMALRRGVENGDLKQSKGTGASGSFKIGEVAKAREKAEAKIKAGKEKADAKVKAEKDKVKTVKKKTEKKEKVTKKVDKTEAKSKGTKTVVKKATPKAAKTKTVVATTPKKSVAKAAASKSLKTPKRTPSASSKTKKPTAEKSAKKVAIRKPKTPKKPTKK from the coding sequence ATGGCGACCAAAGATGTGTCGACACGTCCCAAATATCTGGCTATGACTACAGCTGCAATAAACAGTCTTGGGGAGAAAGGCGGTTCGTCCCGACAGGCCATTTTAAGGTATATTTTGGAACATTACGACACCGTTACTAAAAACGAGAAAATTGTGAACAGTCATCTCAAAATGGCGCTTAGGCGAGGAGTGGAAAATGGGGACCTCAAGCAATCGAAGGGTACGGGTGCGTCTGGCTCGTTCAAGATAGGTGAAGTGGCCAAAGCAAGGGAAAAAGCTGAGGCAAAAATAAAAGCTGGGAAAGAAAAGGCTGACGCGAAAGTAAAAGCTGAAAAAGATAAAGTGAAAACCGTGAAAAAGaagactgaaaaaaaagaaaaagttaccAAAAAAGTAGACAAAACGGAAGCTAAATCAAAAGGCACAAAAACAGTGGTGAAAAAAGCGACGCCGAAAGCCGCGAAAACCAAAACTGTCGTCGCTACTACCCCAAAGAAAAGTGTCGCAAAAGCTGCTGCATCAAAATCGctgaaaacccccaaaagaACACCCAGTGCGTCGAGTAAGACGAAAAAGCCGACAGCTGAAAAATCTGCCAAAAAGGTGGCCATCAGAAAGCCAAAAACTCCAAAGAAACCAACAAAAAAGTAA